One window of the Crassaminicella thermophila genome contains the following:
- a CDS encoding S-layer homology domain-containing protein, translating to MKKSISFFCGIMVIFMLMLQSISYGLGNSYTGVQNYEALYKNCSFSDIKNHWAKKSIYKMSALSVIRGMGDSKFYPDKKLTKEEAIILLIRLMGLEDEAQMVGEKLMRELDTGKYTIFSPYDYWIDGYIKVAKSKNIITREELSKILNLSEGQKERIEQAVAEKMDVYMKDPYLTEEQTQNIEIALRKKIERSYTWGQAATREQIAIWVGRMLEIKPIHGEYLQEIYTLRDWKNIKPSYIAMVEAIMKKGIIKGDNKGYFKPKAYITLAEMAAILDKASEQMLIKRGFKIIMGSVENIDTFVTSEQDIVSTKFIGVQNRVFTINNEDHSYTQLVSKESDIDTFDRGFLVYKNGYIGLPKDIRINDYIKYFINEQGEVLFVEVEY from the coding sequence ATGAAAAAAAGTATTTCTTTTTTCTGTGGAATTATGGTCATATTTATGCTAATGCTACAATCTATTAGCTATGGATTAGGAAATAGCTATACTGGAGTACAAAACTATGAAGCATTATATAAAAATTGTTCTTTTAGTGACATAAAAAATCACTGGGCTAAAAAATCTATTTATAAGATGAGTGCATTGTCTGTAATAAGAGGAATGGGCGATAGTAAATTCTATCCAGACAAAAAATTGACAAAAGAAGAAGCAATTATTTTGCTAATTCGCCTTATGGGGTTAGAGGATGAAGCCCAGATGGTTGGAGAGAAACTTATGAGGGAGTTAGATACAGGAAAATATACAATTTTTTCGCCATATGATTATTGGATTGATGGCTATATAAAGGTAGCAAAGAGCAAGAACATTATTACAAGAGAAGAATTATCTAAAATATTAAATTTATCAGAAGGACAAAAAGAAAGAATTGAACAAGCTGTTGCAGAAAAAATGGATGTTTATATGAAAGATCCATATCTTACAGAAGAACAAACTCAAAACATAGAAATTGCATTAAGAAAAAAAATAGAAAGAAGTTATACATGGGGACAAGCTGCAACTCGAGAACAAATAGCCATATGGGTTGGAAGAATGCTAGAAATAAAACCAATACATGGAGAATACCTGCAAGAGATTTACACACTTAGGGATTGGAAAAATATAAAACCGTCATACATTGCTATGGTTGAAGCAATAATGAAGAAAGGAATAATAAAAGGAGACAATAAGGGATATTTTAAACCTAAAGCTTATATAACATTAGCTGAAATGGCAGCAATACTAGACAAGGCATCCGAGCAGATGTTAATAAAAAGAGGTTTTAAAATAATAATGGGAAGCGTTGAAAATATAGATACTTTTGTTACGTCAGAGCAGGATATTGTCTCAACAAAATTTATAGGGGTTCAAAACAGAGTGTTTACTATTAATAATGAAGATCATAGTTATACACAACTTGTATCCAAAGAATCTGATATAGATACTTTTGATAGGGGTTTTTTGGTATATAAAAATGGGTATATAGGCTTACCGAAGGATATAAGGATAAATGACTATATCAAATATTTTATAAATGAGCAAGGTGAAGTTTTATTCGTAGAAGTTGAGTATTAA
- a CDS encoding IPT/TIG domain-containing protein, whose protein sequence is MKIYKTFYLLMAILIFMGMKSFYSIAEEPDAIEENELTVTDYVYDMYPVSIDKTPWYDEKSLKHDIDDTVTKDKYFIKVRFYDVDGKLALNDLDALKNCIIRPISGLGNLVDTEFINELLNMPDKEEKVNKYIFVKKDSKAILYIPVKQLSSQTTYQVIIQPDVVSLDTEKGNELIEWTFVTSSMPFIKKISVRSIPQDYDEDEPIYIQGDFFRNDINKVKVYFNDIKARDLKFVNEHELEVYLPDGRDRLKPGIYNIILENDANHKRITYEALGVVSSGEYIPNEEYRIKEEGSFGEVHRNLKVSEDTLLISPSDINEKELEFDLDELMGKDVYLRKIQYEGDKRYKIGMLKTKSKWADITLYGLTLSPDAEDDKIEISLGRTEPSITKELKRKLRGEALKSDFIQVSGENFKMNNVRLSIPLKYSNGKNIKVLRYDEDTRNFYETNFTVNLIDRRIEMLSPCKGIFVVVQD, encoded by the coding sequence ATGAAAATATATAAGACATTTTATTTATTGATGGCAATATTAATTTTTATGGGTATGAAATCTTTTTATTCAATAGCTGAGGAACCTGATGCTATAGAAGAGAATGAATTAACAGTGACAGATTATGTTTATGATATGTATCCAGTTTCAATAGATAAAACACCTTGGTATGATGAAAAGTCTTTAAAGCATGACATTGATGATACAGTTACAAAAGATAAATATTTTATAAAGGTTAGATTTTATGATGTAGATGGAAAGTTAGCTTTAAATGATTTAGATGCTTTAAAAAATTGTATCATTAGACCTATAAGTGGATTAGGAAATCTAGTAGATACAGAATTTATTAATGAGCTTTTAAATATGCCTGATAAAGAAGAAAAAGTAAATAAATATATATTTGTAAAGAAAGATAGTAAGGCAATATTATACATTCCTGTTAAACAATTAAGTTCACAAACCACATATCAAGTGATAATTCAACCAGATGTAGTATCTTTAGATACAGAAAAAGGGAATGAATTAATTGAATGGACGTTTGTTACAAGTTCAATGCCTTTTATAAAAAAAATATCTGTAAGAAGTATTCCACAAGACTACGACGAAGATGAACCTATATATATCCAAGGGGATTTTTTTCGGAATGATATTAATAAAGTAAAGGTTTATTTTAATGATATTAAAGCAAGGGATTTAAAGTTTGTAAATGAACATGAACTAGAAGTTTATCTTCCTGATGGAAGGGATAGGTTAAAGCCGGGGATTTATAATATTATTTTAGAAAATGATGCAAATCATAAACGAATTACATATGAAGCATTAGGGGTTGTTTCATCAGGAGAATATATTCCTAATGAGGAGTACAGAATCAAAGAAGAAGGAAGCTTTGGAGAAGTTCATAGAAACCTAAAAGTTAGTGAAGATACTTTACTTATATCACCAAGTGATATAAATGAGAAAGAGTTAGAATTTGATTTAGATGAATTAATGGGAAAAGATGTATACCTTCGAAAGATTCAGTATGAAGGAGATAAAAGATATAAGATAGGAATGTTAAAGACAAAATCAAAATGGGCAGATATTACTCTTTATGGTTTAACTTTAAGTCCTGATGCTGAAGATGATAAAATAGAAATCTCTCTTGGAAGAACAGAACCTTCTATTACAAAAGAGCTAAAGCGTAAACTAAGAGGAGAAGCATTAAAATCCGATTTTATACAGGTATCAGGAGAAAACTTCAAGATGAACAATGTAAGGTTAAGCATTCCTTTAAAATATAGTAATGGTAAAAATATAAAGGTTTTACGATATGATGAAGATACTAGAAATTTCTATGAAACTAATTTTACTGTGAATTTAATAGATAGAAGGATTGAAATGCTTAGCCCGTGTAAAGGTATATTTGTAGTAGTACAAGACTAG
- the kamE gene encoding lysine 5,6-aminomutase subunit beta produces MATNQLDLTKVKPYGDTMNDGMVQLCFTLPVPCGEEAKEAARRLASKMGLEEPSVVHAEDLGVGYTMFVMYGKCTHTVDYTSIEVPKVDVEVMDKYEVEAFIKENIKRDVVIVGACTGTDAHTVGIDAIMNMKGYAGHYGLERYKGVEAYNLGSQVPNEEFIAKAIELNADVLLVSQVVTQKDIHIQNLTNLVELLEAEGIRDKVVLICGGPRISHELAKELGYDAGFGTGTFAEDVASFAVNEIVNRGLIDRGPLGK; encoded by the coding sequence ATGGCAACAAACCAATTAGATTTAACAAAAGTTAAACCATATGGAGATACAATGAATGATGGAATGGTACAACTATGCTTTACACTTCCAGTACCATGTGGAGAAGAAGCAAAAGAAGCTGCCAGACGTCTTGCTTCAAAGATGGGATTAGAAGAGCCATCTGTTGTTCATGCAGAAGACCTAGGCGTAGGATATACAATGTTTGTTATGTATGGAAAATGCACACATACAGTAGACTATACATCAATCGAAGTACCAAAAGTTGATGTAGAAGTAATGGACAAATATGAAGTAGAAGCATTCATAAAAGAAAACATTAAAAGAGATGTTGTTATTGTTGGTGCTTGTACAGGAACAGATGCTCATACAGTAGGAATTGACGCTATAATGAACATGAAAGGATATGCGGGACACTACGGACTTGAGCGTTACAAAGGTGTTGAAGCATACAACTTAGGAAGTCAAGTGCCAAATGAGGAATTTATTGCAAAGGCAATTGAATTAAATGCAGATGTATTATTAGTATCTCAAGTTGTTACACAAAAGGATATACATATTCAAAACCTTACAAACCTAGTAGAATTACTTGAAGCAGAAGGAATAAGAGATAAGGTAGTTCTAATATGTGGAGGTCCTAGAATCAGCCATGAGCTTGCAAAAGAATTAGGATATGATGCAGGCTTTGGTACAGGAACTTTTGCTGAGGATGTAGCATCTTTTGCAGTAAATGAAATTGTAAATAGAGGATTAATTGATAGAGGTCCATTAGGAAAATAA
- a CDS encoding IPT/TIG domain-containing protein, protein MAKKLLEKCTIFFVVFAMVFGMMPWNDITALAAYDPDKYYIDHMAITKIYDDGGYIVKQTKLTIKGRYLQGIEVSTFTSTGTVVLKNPIVNFDTVQEFVVDGDIVGNSINVGNISIPIEQDELPTLLGIDKRSVKIGYDDINITGSNLGKIYTNPQEYSAYYQNTLGAGGDNVLSSEYFNGTVSGSVYSVNIPKEEIKGVAGPQNIVLKKEKKIYVDFHNNNDLVIKDGEHIGENEVTVTIQNTYLEQFTLVDTIKTENLVMNPNRGRPGDEVIFMATSGLDDYDVFFLEKLTDKYTDENKGKNTSFDPDIDGRQVLTTHVPEGLKQGDYFVVLTNKIPSGEDPEKSINKQLVIGQAPNYEKFTIIDAEQKIKIYAIEPNQGPDSGSKVELSGVFFGSLNTPKFILDDPNNPIKSVKMLENVDGSTNEMTMEIEYSSGTYDGIPVESAKRRLKVIIGSVAKFAKKPDGSDYEYTFTNSLDRISVLTQSVTDAETDPIKDVVVETETTFKLEGFPNNIVIKDRAELKDGYTFIPSKIRPKIEGVIPEKIQVIKISDAPVSYKISEDYDRLIAIYGKDFFIHRYIDDSGNEVVRYPIIEFGNGIRLNKNNNGEDSNQNLYLKVFNIQGNEIDGSEGNEIGTKILVKIPKDITMDTIGKTTLKVINPVRNSDNEGLYDNKQDAVEFVVPAENKKPVIESVNPNVVTVEGGEEVTIIGSNFQDGVKVIIDGKEVQGIKPQGDGKKIIFTAPPGREGETHLQVMNLEGGIAIFPFRYVKTYTDPKLTDFSPKEGKTETLVVVEGDNFLKPDPTATTEDIYKLIGTRILLEGEDINDYNIHDVTKQIILKEYKGPNKTSYDEIGKILRVADNKLKLEDYYHSVILEDTKNPKKFYTIDKNMQNEIILSNGMDKKYTISQSGNDIKAYKYGGGVYTVNVVEYEKYDVLRLTNDSDTNDVLELKLLTPFKVDENNIIIGDRVKVVDMHKLYFTVPILPGDGYYDVTVENPDTKKDSKVDTQGFYYYTQPSSKPNILSIEPDIGSVDGGYKITIKGERIDGRECFVDNGIKKTKVTINGKLVPNEDITVSVDGTSLEVVVPKLDIDLKEEYKTDRLTVPVVIVNPDGGSASKEDGFTYIVPISHPEINKISPTKGKAAGGNYVEIEGDKFNFYEPYNDVNRNGNWDIGENYEDLNDYSVNLGGKDDEKKGGPDDFTGKNVDELKEAYKDQYDKIVRPVLPKVYFDGKQAEIVEFGNGYIKVIAPKGVAGPVDVYVINNDSGISNKVTYTYEASNPVISTISPDGGKKQGRDRVEIHGEDFYPSDINVYYKDGDNYKTKTESQVLVRFGEITNKYMPREAENAGRIDVGRTTIRLDGGLTVDYNGIENTLKLSILENKENYTVTLPYNDEIVYVPVSLLTFTDDKGEAHSYVNANRGDEWIRFEVSDRRLFVERGYSPKVEYITTKHIVVHTPSYYTVGIVPLTVINSDGGEATKNFEYKNPDSKPIITNITKDGKDPVLEKIEEKEIKILRMTYKGGNTVSIIGSDFRENATIQIGNILIIQPNQITYQLPNKLTFEMPSVAEENVGALFRVVVSNEDYGNVASDELSPPIYIQFTKGETSPSIEEMIPDKGPSSGGTSVTIKGKDFREGLSLFIGDVEVPKENVKVIDYKTIKIITPPHEPGKFEVKVENPDGELSTSMKEFTYLSAPTIVSVVDPNDPAQTSLITSISVEGGEEIKIKGSGFVEGTRVVFAPVIEKSNGEDSEIIYIKGEGYKLLEGKDGTEVRFIDEGTIVVKTPAGKLDKVGIIVINPDGGASKIYEDIRYGLPELSVPTDVSAQLVYDRYIKITWNKVEGAKEYEIYVVIDDNERYVIGNTELTSFIYEDLEPNTEYRFVVTAVGDFGGSKYSEESNEVETGRKVGPEDEDGELGENTKTEKIGNQVKIIIGEDDYQKMRKIDLTRGDLAGAKEVTISIPSSVVSSIDAKDITIIGQDFVVKFNPNTFYSSKVKENKRKRDSGVRFYVGPEMKNTNVEGKKGEVVLSNEYMLKAWLYVEEDSTEIIDLPSYMQITLDVDREKAKLRRVKYMNLSYYDGEQKSWIPIAKGNSSSYSVMGLTNKLGKFAVVGSRR, encoded by the coding sequence ATGGCAAAAAAATTACTCGAAAAATGCACCATATTTTTTGTGGTGTTTGCTATGGTATTTGGGATGATGCCGTGGAATGATATAACTGCATTGGCTGCTTATGATCCAGATAAATATTATATAGATCATATGGCAATTACCAAAATTTATGATGATGGCGGTTATATAGTGAAGCAGACAAAACTTACAATAAAAGGAAGATACCTGCAAGGAATAGAAGTTAGTACATTTACATCAACAGGAACAGTTGTACTTAAAAATCCAATCGTTAATTTTGACACAGTTCAAGAATTTGTAGTTGATGGAGATATTGTAGGAAACAGTATCAATGTAGGGAATATAAGCATACCTATTGAGCAAGATGAACTGCCAACCCTTTTGGGGATTGACAAAAGAAGTGTAAAGATTGGATATGATGATATAAATATTACAGGTTCAAATTTAGGAAAGATTTATACAAATCCTCAAGAATATAGTGCTTATTATCAAAATACTTTAGGGGCAGGAGGAGACAATGTCCTTTCTTCAGAATATTTTAATGGGACTGTTTCAGGATCAGTATATTCAGTAAATATCCCAAAAGAAGAAATAAAAGGGGTTGCAGGACCACAAAACATTGTTTTGAAAAAAGAGAAAAAGATCTATGTTGATTTTCATAATAATAATGATCTTGTCATAAAAGATGGAGAGCATATAGGAGAAAATGAGGTAACTGTTACTATTCAAAATACATATCTTGAACAATTTACACTTGTAGATACTATAAAGACAGAAAATTTAGTTATGAATCCAAACAGAGGAAGGCCTGGGGATGAAGTTATTTTTATGGCGACAAGTGGTTTGGATGACTATGATGTTTTTTTTCTAGAGAAATTGACGGATAAGTATACTGATGAGAACAAAGGAAAAAATACATCCTTTGATCCTGATATTGATGGCAGACAAGTATTGACAACCCATGTTCCAGAGGGATTAAAACAAGGAGATTATTTTGTAGTATTGACGAATAAAATACCTTCAGGGGAAGATCCTGAAAAATCAATCAATAAACAGCTTGTTATTGGACAAGCCCCAAATTATGAAAAATTTACAATAATTGATGCAGAGCAAAAAATAAAGATATATGCGATTGAACCAAATCAAGGACCAGATTCAGGATCAAAAGTAGAGCTTTCAGGGGTATTTTTTGGAAGCCTTAATACACCTAAATTTATATTAGATGATCCAAATAATCCTATCAAATCTGTAAAGATGTTAGAAAATGTAGATGGTAGTACCAATGAAATGACTATGGAGATTGAATATTCTAGTGGGACTTATGATGGTATTCCTGTAGAATCAGCAAAAAGAAGGTTAAAAGTAATCATAGGTAGTGTTGCTAAATTTGCTAAAAAGCCTGATGGCAGTGACTATGAATATACTTTTACAAATTCACTAGATAGAATTAGTGTATTAACTCAGAGCGTTACAGATGCAGAAACAGACCCTATAAAGGATGTTGTAGTTGAGACAGAGACAACATTTAAATTAGAGGGGTTTCCAAATAATATTGTGATAAAAGACAGGGCAGAGCTAAAGGATGGTTATACCTTTATTCCTAGTAAAATAAGGCCTAAAATTGAAGGGGTTATACCTGAAAAAATACAAGTTATAAAAATTTCTGATGCACCTGTTAGTTACAAAATTTCTGAAGATTACGATAGACTGATTGCTATTTATGGAAAGGATTTTTTTATTCACAGATATATAGATGATTCTGGAAATGAAGTAGTTAGATATCCTATTATTGAGTTTGGAAATGGTATAAGGTTGAATAAAAATAATAATGGAGAAGACTCAAATCAAAATCTGTATCTGAAAGTATTCAACATCCAAGGAAATGAAATAGATGGAAGTGAAGGAAATGAAATAGGTACAAAAATTTTGGTAAAGATTCCAAAAGATATAACAATGGATACAATAGGGAAAACAACGTTAAAAGTTATTAACCCTGTTCGTAATTCTGATAATGAAGGACTTTACGATAATAAACAAGATGCAGTAGAGTTTGTAGTACCTGCTGAAAATAAAAAACCTGTTATTGAAAGTGTAAATCCAAATGTGGTAACCGTAGAGGGCGGAGAAGAAGTAACTATTATTGGTTCTAACTTTCAAGATGGCGTTAAAGTTATTATTGATGGGAAAGAAGTACAAGGAATAAAACCTCAAGGAGATGGAAAGAAAATTATTTTCACAGCACCTCCTGGAAGAGAAGGAGAAACACATCTTCAGGTTATGAATCTTGAGGGAGGAATTGCTATATTTCCATTTCGCTATGTAAAAACCTATACAGATCCAAAACTAACAGATTTTTCACCAAAAGAAGGAAAAACAGAAACGTTAGTTGTTGTAGAGGGAGATAACTTTTTAAAGCCTGATCCGACTGCTACAACAGAGGATATTTACAAGCTTATAGGTACAAGGATTTTATTAGAAGGGGAAGATATAAACGATTATAATATTCATGATGTAACAAAGCAGATAATCCTTAAAGAATATAAAGGGCCTAATAAAACAAGCTATGATGAAATTGGAAAAATATTAAGAGTTGCGGATAATAAATTAAAGCTTGAAGATTACTATCATAGTGTGATACTAGAAGATACGAAAAATCCTAAAAAGTTTTATACAATAGACAAAAATATGCAGAATGAAATAATTTTATCAAATGGTATGGATAAAAAATATACAATTAGTCAATCAGGAAATGATATAAAAGCTTATAAATATGGTGGTGGAGTTTATACTGTAAATGTAGTGGAATACGAAAAATACGATGTATTGAGGCTTACAAATGATTCAGATACAAATGATGTGTTAGAGTTAAAATTATTAACTCCATTTAAGGTAGATGAAAATAATATAATTATCGGAGATAGGGTAAAAGTTGTAGATATGCATAAGCTTTACTTTACTGTACCAATACTGCCAGGAGATGGATATTACGATGTAACAGTAGAAAATCCGGATACAAAAAAGGACAGCAAAGTAGATACACAAGGATTTTACTATTATACTCAACCATCTAGTAAGCCAAATATTTTATCTATTGAACCAGATATAGGTTCTGTAGATGGTGGATATAAGATTACTATAAAAGGTGAAAGAATAGATGGAAGAGAGTGTTTTGTTGATAATGGCATAAAGAAAACAAAGGTTACTATAAATGGGAAATTAGTTCCAAATGAAGATATAACAGTAAGTGTGGATGGGACTTCATTAGAAGTGGTTGTACCAAAACTAGATATAGATTTAAAGGAAGAATATAAAACAGATAGATTGACTGTCCCAGTGGTTATTGTCAACCCTGATGGAGGAAGTGCAAGTAAGGAAGATGGGTTTACTTATATTGTTCCTATATCTCACCCAGAAATTAATAAGATAAGTCCAACAAAAGGAAAGGCTGCTGGAGGAAATTATGTAGAAATTGAAGGAGATAAATTTAATTTTTATGAGCCTTATAATGATGTAAATAGAAATGGTAATTGGGATATAGGAGAAAACTATGAGGATTTAAATGATTACAGCGTAAATTTAGGTGGAAAAGATGATGAAAAAAAAGGAGGACCAGATGATTTTACTGGAAAGAATGTAGATGAATTAAAAGAAGCTTATAAGGATCAATATGATAAAATTGTTCGTCCTGTTTTACCAAAAGTTTATTTTGATGGAAAACAAGCAGAGATTGTAGAATTTGGAAATGGTTATATTAAGGTTATTGCACCTAAAGGAGTAGCGGGACCTGTTGATGTGTATGTGATCAATAATGATTCAGGAATTTCCAATAAAGTAACTTATACATATGAAGCATCAAATCCTGTCATTAGCACAATATCTCCTGATGGAGGTAAAAAGCAAGGACGAGATCGTGTTGAAATCCATGGAGAAGATTTCTATCCTAGTGATATTAATGTTTATTACAAAGATGGAGATAATTACAAAACAAAAACAGAAAGCCAAGTTCTTGTAAGATTTGGAGAAATCACCAATAAATATATGCCGAGGGAGGCTGAGAATGCAGGTAGGATTGATGTTGGTAGGACAACAATAAGATTAGATGGGGGACTTACAGTAGATTATAATGGTATAGAGAATACCTTAAAGCTAAGTATATTAGAAAATAAAGAAAATTATACGGTAACTCTTCCTTATAATGACGAGATAGTTTATGTTCCTGTAAGTTTACTGACTTTTACAGATGACAAAGGAGAAGCTCATTCTTATGTAAATGCAAATAGAGGGGATGAATGGATAAGATTTGAAGTTTCTGATAGAAGGCTATTTGTAGAAAGAGGATATTCTCCTAAAGTAGAGTATATTACTACAAAACACATTGTAGTGCATACACCTTCATATTATACAGTAGGTATTGTGCCACTTACAGTAATAAATTCTGATGGAGGGGAAGCAACTAAAAACTTTGAATACAAAAATCCTGACAGTAAACCAATTATTACCAATATAACAAAGGATGGAAAAGATCCAGTGCTTGAAAAAATAGAAGAAAAAGAAATAAAAATATTACGAATGACCTACAAGGGGGGTAATACTGTATCTATTATAGGATCAGATTTTAGAGAAAATGCTACGATTCAAATTGGAAATATACTTATAATACAACCAAATCAAATTACCTATCAGCTTCCAAATAAATTAACCTTTGAAATGCCAAGCGTAGCAGAAGAAAATGTAGGCGCACTATTTCGCGTGGTTGTAAGCAACGAAGACTATGGGAATGTGGCATCTGATGAATTAAGTCCTCCTATTTATATTCAATTTACAAAAGGAGAAACATCTCCTTCTATTGAAGAAATGATACCAGATAAAGGACCTAGCTCTGGAGGGACTTCTGTTACTATAAAAGGAAAAGACTTTAGAGAAGGACTTTCTCTATTCATTGGAGATGTAGAAGTACCAAAAGAAAATGTTAAAGTAATTGATTATAAGACAATAAAGATTATTACCCCACCTCATGAACCAGGAAAATTTGAGGTAAAGGTAGAAAACCCTGATGGAGAGCTTTCAACTTCAATGAAAGAATTCACATATTTGAGTGCACCTACTATTGTTTCTGTAGTGGATCCAAATGATCCAGCACAAACAAGCTTAATTACAAGTATTTCTGTAGAAGGCGGAGAGGAAATAAAAATAAAAGGTTCTGGATTTGTAGAAGGAACAAGAGTTGTATTTGCTCCTGTCATAGAAAAATCTAATGGAGAAGATTCAGAAATCATATATATAAAAGGAGAAGGATATAAGCTACTAGAAGGAAAAGATGGAACTGAAGTAAGGTTTATTGACGAAGGAACAATAGTAGTAAAAACTCCTGCAGGAAAACTAGACAAAGTAGGGATTATTGTTATTAATCCTGATGGTGGAGCAAGCAAAATTTATGAAGATATAAGGTATGGACTTCCTGAGCTTTCTGTTCCTACAGATGTTTCTGCACAATTGGTATATGATAGATATATCAAGATAACTTGGAACAAAGTAGAAGGTGCAAAGGAATATGAAATATATGTGGTGATTGATGACAATGAAAGATATGTTATTGGAAATACTGAGTTAACTTCTTTTATATATGAAGATTTAGAGCCTAACACGGAATATAGATTTGTTGTAACAGCTGTTGGCGATTTTGGAGGATCTAAGTATTCAGAAGAAAGTAATGAAGTAGAAACAGGCAGAAAAGTTGGACCAGAGGATGAGGATGGAGAATTAGGAGAAAATACTAAAACTGAAAAAATAGGAAATCAGGTAAAGATAATAATTGGAGAAGATGACTACCAAAAAATGCGAAAAATTGATTTAACAAGAGGGGATTTAGCAGGGGCGAAAGAGGTAACTATTAGTATTCCTTCTAGTGTAGTTTCAAGTATAGATGCTAAGGATATCACTATTATTGGACAAGATTTTGTTGTAAAGTTTAATCCAAATACTTTCTATTCATCAAAGGTAAAAGAGAATAAAAGAAAAAGAGATTCAGGTGTACGTTTTTATGTAGGACCTGAAATGAAAAATACAAATGTAGAAGGAAAAAAAGGGGAAGTAGTCTTATCTAATGAGTATATGCTCAAAGCTTGGCTTTATGTAGAAGAAGATAGTACAGAAATCATTGATTTGCCATCTTATATGCAGATTACTTTAGATGTAGATAGAGAAAAAGCAAAGCTAAGAAGAGTAAAATATATGAATCTAAGTTATTATGACGGAGAGCAAAAAAGTTGGATTCCTATAGCAAAAGGAAATAGTAGCAGCTATTCTGTTATGGGACTGACTAACAAACTAGGGAAATTTGCAGTGGTTGGAAGCAGGAGGTAG
- a CDS encoding stalk domain-containing protein, producing the protein MKKRFILALVLTFIFGTITGTSTGYSEKILAWFYDIKINLDGKPLGFYRQPFIYNGQVYVSLNDIANNMGLGIQWDDENKIMNLSSNGNNLFTINMLQQSLDQKNLEIANLKFQLSQKELELGILRDNKNSSNKSDNKKLNDLEDLLEDDYDTHRNNHRTLGFDNYKLTKYSDEIDVKMYGDFDRTSSYWRYRDESDFEDFIEDICKEIDKEFNKDIEITIYDKDKDKVARYAYDESKDRLTEEYIYGSSNNDLDYLEKKLEDDYDTHRNNHRTLGFNDYKLTKYSNEIDVKMYGDFDRTSSYWKDRDKSDFRDFIEDICKKVHNTFDDKDVKVYVYDKDDSQIARYTYDEDDQDLNTNYEYEN; encoded by the coding sequence ATGAAGAAAAGATTTATATTAGCTCTTGTACTCACTTTTATTTTTGGGACAATTACAGGAACTAGTACAGGCTATAGCGAAAAAATTCTTGCTTGGTTTTACGACATTAAGATCAATCTAGATGGCAAACCTTTAGGCTTTTACAGACAACCCTTTATTTATAATGGGCAAGTATATGTTTCTTTAAATGATATAGCAAATAATATGGGATTAGGTATTCAATGGGATGATGAAAATAAGATCATGAATTTATCCTCAAATGGAAATAATCTATTTACAATAAATATGCTTCAGCAATCATTGGATCAAAAAAATTTAGAGATTGCTAATTTAAAATTTCAATTGAGTCAAAAAGAACTTGAGTTAGGTATTTTACGAGATAATAAGAATTCATCAAACAAAAGTGATAATAAAAAGCTTAATGATTTAGAAGATTTATTAGAAGATGACTATGATACACATCGTAACAACCATAGAACTTTAGGCTTTGATAACTACAAATTAACAAAATACAGTGATGAAATAGATGTAAAAATGTATGGTGATTTTGATCGCACCTCTAGCTACTGGAGATATCGAGATGAATCTGATTTTGAAGATTTTATAGAAGATATTTGCAAAGAAATTGATAAGGAGTTTAATAAGGATATTGAAATAACAATTTATGATAAAGATAAAGATAAAGTTGCAAGATATGCTTATGACGAAAGCAAGGATCGACTTACAGAAGAATATATTTATGGAAGCTCTAATAACGACCTTGATTATTTAGAGAAAAAATTAGAAGATGACTATGATACACATCGTAACAACCATAGAACTTTAGGCTTTAATGATTACAAATTAACAAAGTACAGCAATGAAATAGATGTAAAAATGTATGGTGATTTTGATCGTACCTCTAGCTACTGGAAAGATCGAGATAAATCTGATTTTAGAGATTTCATAGAAGATATTTGTAAAAAAGTACATAATACATTCGATGACAAAGATGTAAAAGTATACGTTTATGATAAGGATGACAGTCAAATTGCAAGATATACTTATGATGAAGATGATCAAGACCTTAACACAAACTATGAGTATGAAAACTAA